GGCAATCGTGCCGTCGATATTGGGGCAGCTGAATCCCGCGTCGATCGGGATCTTATACACTTTCCAAGGAAAATGTTCCTTGAGGTACCGGTTGTAGGAACGGTAGTAGGGAGTCATGGGTTGTCCCTGGATGCAAGCGGTGGTATTATATCACGTGGGTGAATGAGGATTCCAACCGGCCTCGAGGTGGCTCGATGTCTTCCCTTGAGAATCAGGAATTTGAGATTGAACAGGCGAACGAGCGGTTCTATCGGGCTTTTGAAAGTCTCGACATCCGTCAAATGGAATCCGTCTGGGCGACGGACGTCCCGGTCCGTTGCGTTCATCCCGGCTGGGACCTTCGATCCGGCTGGCCGGAGGTCCGTGACAGTTGGGTCCTGGTATTCAATCATACGACCGGGATTCGGTTCAACGTGACGGATGTGGACATCGTCGTCAACGGCGACCTGGCCTGGGTGACCTGCACGGAAAACGTCCGCATGGCCAACGACGGGGAGTCGCAGCAAAGCCGCATCCTGGCGACGAATCTCTATCTCCGTCGCTCGAAGGGGTGGTTGATGGTGCTTCATCATGCCTCGCCGATTTTCGGCGGCACGGCCGAACGCTGAGAGGCGGCTCCCGGCCGTAGGGTCGTGACCCGTTCGGTTTTAAAAGGTATCCTTCCGCGCGGGAGTCGGCCATCGGGGCCGTTAAACCTCATAGCTCTTCCAGTTCATAATATTCCGCGTACGATAGATTCCTTCGACATCGTTAAAAGGCCGGATTCCTTTCTCATTCAATATTCCGGCAACGGCGCGCAGAGGAAGACCCACCGCAGCCAGATAATCGCCTTCGATCGAATGGATTAGCTTACGACCTTCGCCCTGAAGCGAGTAGGCGCCGGCCTTGTCCAGCGGCTCCCCGGTCGCGACATACCGGATCAGATTCTCCTTTGGCGCCGGACGCATCCGCACCTTCGTCTTTTCGACCGCGATACGTTCATTCCGGTCCGGGAAGACCGCCGCAACGGCCGTAACGACCGTATGGGTCCGGCCGGCCAGCAGGGATAAAATCCGAACCGCGTCATCTTGATCGGC
This Nitrospiria bacterium DNA region includes the following protein-coding sequences:
- a CDS encoding Maf family protein is translated as MHLILASSSPRRKEILARLGLPFEVVSPGLVEVFRPDRTPSDEAVYWAGEKARAVHRDAPDAIVIGSDTVIDLEGKTIGKPADQDDAVRILSLLAGRTHTVVTAVAAVFPDRNERIAVEKTKVRMRPAPKENLIRYVATGEPLDKAGAYSLQGEGRKLIHSIEGDYLAAVGLPLRAVAGILNEKGIRPFNDVEGIYRTRNIMNWKSYEV
- a CDS encoding nuclear transport factor 2 family protein, which codes for MSSLENQEFEIEQANERFYRAFESLDIRQMESVWATDVPVRCVHPGWDLRSGWPEVRDSWVLVFNHTTGIRFNVTDVDIVVNGDLAWVTCTENVRMANDGESQQSRILATNLYLRRSKGWLMVLHHASPIFGGTAER